GGCTCATCATGTGAAAAACCTGAGACATAAAGTAAAAATCGGCTTGGTGGGCAAATATGTGGCTCTGCGCGATGCTTATATTTCAGTTGCAGAAGCACTCTATCACGCCGGTTACGCAAATGATTCACAGGTGGAAATCGAATGGATTCATTCGGAGGATGTCACGCCGGACAATGTGAAGCAGTTGTTGGCGGGTTGTGATGGAGTCCTCGTGCCGGGCGGTTTTGGCGATCGGGGAATTGAAGGCAAAATCACGGCTGCCAAGTATGCGCGTGAAAATAAAATTCCGTATTTGGGTATTTGTTTAGGCATGCAGATAGCGGTCGTCGAATTTGCAAGACATGCAGTCGGATTAGAGGGTGCAAACTCTTCGGAAATTAACGAGTTGACCGACTACCCGGTAATTGATTTGTTGCCGGAACAGAAAAATATTGAGGACAAAGGCGGCACAATGCGTCTCGGATCCTACCCGTGCAAGTTGGAACCAGGTTCGAAAGCGCATGCAGCTTATCAAACGGAAACAATTGAAGAACGGCACCGTCATCGGTACGAGTTCAACAATGATTTCCGGGACAAACTGACAAAAGCAGGTCTGGTAATATCCGGCACATCGCCCGATGGCAGACTGGTAGAAATTGTAGAAGTGGCCGACCATCCTTGGTTTGTCGCCTCTCAATTCCACCCCGAATTCACTTCTCGTCCGAACCGTCCGCAGCCGTTGTTCCGGGATTTTATCCAGGCAGCACTGGCACATTCACGTTAGTTGCTTTGTAATCAACGAATTCCCGCTGTATATGCGGGTTTTTTCTTTGAATTCGAGGAATTAACAGACAATTCGACATAACTAGACAAAAGGCGAAAAAAGGATTTTACCAGGGCAAATCGAATATGTTGGTAAAGAATAGCAATTGGGGCAACGATTCGGGGGGATATTACGATGGCAAAGAAAATTCTGATTGTGGATGATCAATATGGTATCCGGATGTTGTTGAACGAGGTCCTTGAAAAAGAGGGCTATGAAGTCCATCAAGCACCGAACGGTCAAACCGCATTGCAAATTGTAAAAGATTACAAGCCGGATCTGGTATTGCTGGACATGAAAATCCCCGGAATGGATGGATTGGAAATTTTGCGCCATATCCGGAAAACGGAAGCGGAATTGAAAGTGATTATGATGACCGCTTACGGGGAGCTCGACTTAATCAAAGAAGCGATGGCTTTGGGAGCATTAACCCATTTTACGAAACCGTTTGATATTGATGAGTTGAAGAAGACAGTCAGCTATCAACTGACACCGCAGGAAGTATAAGGGTCGATGCTGATATGAGGGGCTTCATTCCCGATGGGGGATCGAAGCTCTCTTTGCTATGATGGGCATAGTTTATAAACCGATGGGGAATGTAAAAAAGCAGGTTGCAAAATGTGATCGGTAGAGTTGCCAAATATTAATAAACCTGTTAGCATGATTCAAGGAATAACGTGAAGTTGGAGGGAGTACATAATGGCGTTCGCCTCGTTTAAACAAGTGTTGACAGACGGGTTAAAAAACGGTTATGCGGTTGGCCAGTTTAATGTGAACAATCTCGAGTTTCTGCAAGCCATCATGGAAACGGCGGAGGAAGAACGTTCGCCTGTGATTTTGGGAATTTCCGAAGGCGCAATGAAATACATGAACATCGAGTACACGGTGGCAATGGCTAAAGCGGCCGCCGAAAAGGCAAGTGTGCCGGTTATTCTGCATCTGGATCACGGTTCTTCTTATGAAGTGGTTCTGAAGTGTATCCGAGCCGGATTTTCTTCAATTATGATTGACGCTTCCCATTATCCGCTGGAAGAAAACATTGCAAAAACAAAGCAAGTGGTCGATGCCTGCCATGCGATCGGTATTGAAGTGGAAGGGGAGCTTGGCCGAATTGGCGGTGTGGAAGATGATATAGCGGTTGACGATCGGGACGCCACATTGGCGCGGCCGGACGAAGCGGTCCGCTTGGTGAAGGAAACCGGAATTGACGCATTGGCGCCTGCCATTGGATCTGCGCATGGCATGTATAAAGGGAACCCGGAGCTGGACTTTGAACGTTTGCAGACGATTCGCGATCTGACCGGAGTTCCGCTTGTGCTGCATGGCGGATCGGGTATTCCGGATGAAGATATTCGCAAAGCGATTTCACTTGGTGTTTCCAAGATCAATGTGAACACGGAAAATCAGGTTGCATTTACGGCCAAAGTCCGGGAACTGCTTGAGAAAGACGCGAAATTGTATGATCCTCGCAAATATTTGGGTCCCGCAAGAGAAGCGATTAAAGCAACCGTTCGTGAGAAAATCCGTTTATTCGGTTCCAATAACCGAGCGTAGCCATCCTTTCGCAAAGGGGACAAACAGATGAAATTTTTTATCGACACAGCAAATGTCGAGGAAATTCGATTGGCCAATGAAATGGGAATTGTGTCAGGTGTAACGACGAACCCAAGCCTCGTGGCCAAAGAAGGACGCGATTTTGTTCAGGTGTTGAAAGAAATATTGGCAATTGTGGATGGACCGGTTTCCGCCGAAGTCATTTCGCTTGATGCGAAAGGAATGGTGGAAGAAGGGCTGCGATTTGCCCAACTGCACGAAAATATTACTGTTAAAGTTCCAATGACGGCCGAAGGGCTGAAAGCGGTAAAACAGTTTGCGGCCAAGGGAATCAAAACCAACGTGACGCTGGTTTTTTCGGCAAACCAAGCGCTGCTGGCAGCGCGGGCAGGCGCTACCTTTGTGTCCCCGTTTATAGGTCGGTTGGATGATATTTCGCAGGATGGGATGGAGTTGATTCGCGACATCTCAGAAATTTTTAATATTCACGATATCGATACGGAAATTATTGCCGCATCTGTAAGACATCCGGTGCATGTCACGCAAGCGGCGTTGTCAGGTGCTCATATTGCAACCTGTCCGTATGGGGTGATCGAGCGCATGATTAAACATCCATTGACCGATCAAGGAATTGAGCGTTTTCTGGCTGACTGGGGCAAAATGAATTCGTAATCCGAAAAGCACCTGCCGCTGGTGGGTGCTTTTTTTAGCACTATCGGAAAGTATAACTTTGAAGCGTGCGATAGTATAGAGGAAGGCCGACTAAAAGCGCGACATCCGTGTCGGCATCAGCGCATCCATGCGCAAGTCAACCTAAGGTTCGCCGGCGCTTAAGCTTGGCGAAGCCAGGTTTTCTTTATATGCTTCGGCAGAAGCCTTTGTTATAATAAGTACAAGTTTACAAGGAGGAAAAAGAATGGAAATGATGGATGCAAATCAGATTATTGAATTTATCCGTACAAGCGAAAAGAAAACTCCGGTTAAAGTATACATAAAAGGCGATTTGGCGGGAATCGATTTTGGCGCCGGGACAAAAACGTTTATTTCCGGCAATACCGGTGTACTGTTTGGCGAATGGAAAGACATACAACCCACATTGGAAGCCAACAAAGATAAAATCGAGGACTATGTGGTGGAAAATGACCGGCGGAATTCCGCTATTCCACTGCTTGATATCAAAAACATTCATGCACGGATTGAGCCGGGCGCCATTATCCGCGATCAGGTTTCGATTGGGAACAATGCGGTAATTATGATGGGGGCTTCGATTAACATCGGGGCGGTTATTGGAGAAGGCACCATGATTGATATGAATGTAGTGGTCGGCGGCCGCGGCACAATCGGGAAAAACTGCCATATTGGGGCTGGCTCTGTGATCGCAGGTGTGGTGGAACCGCCGTCTGCCAAACCGGTTGTAATCGAAGATGATGTGGTGGTAGGCGCAAACGCGGTGATCCTGGAAGGGGTGCGCGTGGGTAAAGGTTCGGTCGTCGCAGCCGGTGCTGTAGTGGTTGACGATGTGCCTGAAAATGTGGTTGTCGCAGGCATCCCTGCCCGCATTATTAAACAGATTGACGACAAGACAAAGTCCAAAACGGAGATTAAGCAGGAACTTCGTCAGTTATAAAACCAAACCAGACAAAATCTTGTGAAGTGCGGCCGTTCCCAAAGGGGCGGCCTTGCAATTCAAATAGAGGGGGTTGTTTGAATGGCAACCGCGCATCCTTTTATCCAAATCCGGCGGCAGTTGCACCAGATTCCAGAGCCCGGCTTTCAGGAATTTAAGACACAAAAGTTTTTGCTCGATTATTTGGCTTCGCTTCCGCAGGAACGATTGGAAATCAAAACATGGCGGACTGGGATTCTCGTCAAGATTAAGGGACGCAATCCCGTGAAAAAAATCGGCTGGCGCGCTGATATGGATGGGCTGCCGATCGAAGAAGACACCTCATACGAATTCCGCTCGCAACACCCGGGCTTTATGCACGCTTGCGGGCATGATTTGCATATGACGATTGGGCTCGGCATTGTCACCTATTTTGTTGGAAATCCGATTGACGATGATGTAATTGTCGTGTTCCAACCGGCGGAAGAAGGGCCGGGTGGGGCAAAGCCGATGCTGGAAAGTGAAGAATTTGCAAAATGGCGGCCGGATATCATATTTGCATTGCATATTGCACCTGAATATCCGGTGGGTACCATAGCCACACGTCCGGGGATTCTGTTTGCCAATACGTCGGAGTTGTTTATCGATTTGACAGGCACCGGCGGGCATGCTGCTTTTCCGCATTTGGCAAATGATATGGTGGTAGCAGCCGCCCAT
The sequence above is a segment of the Effusibacillus dendaii genome. Coding sequences within it:
- a CDS encoding response regulator — protein: MAKKILIVDDQYGIRMLLNEVLEKEGYEVHQAPNGQTALQIVKDYKPDLVLLDMKIPGMDGLEILRHIRKTEAELKVIMMTAYGELDLIKEAMALGALTHFTKPFDIDELKKTVSYQLTPQEV
- the fba gene encoding class II fructose-1,6-bisphosphate aldolase, whose translation is MAFASFKQVLTDGLKNGYAVGQFNVNNLEFLQAIMETAEEERSPVILGISEGAMKYMNIEYTVAMAKAAAEKASVPVILHLDHGSSYEVVLKCIRAGFSSIMIDASHYPLEENIAKTKQVVDACHAIGIEVEGELGRIGGVEDDIAVDDRDATLARPDEAVRLVKETGIDALAPAIGSAHGMYKGNPELDFERLQTIRDLTGVPLVLHGGSGIPDEDIRKAISLGVSKINVNTENQVAFTAKVRELLEKDAKLYDPRKYLGPAREAIKATVREKIRLFGSNNRA
- the fsa gene encoding fructose-6-phosphate aldolase, which encodes MKFFIDTANVEEIRLANEMGIVSGVTTNPSLVAKEGRDFVQVLKEILAIVDGPVSAEVISLDAKGMVEEGLRFAQLHENITVKVPMTAEGLKAVKQFAAKGIKTNVTLVFSANQALLAARAGATFVSPFIGRLDDISQDGMELIRDISEIFNIHDIDTEIIAASVRHPVHVTQAALSGAHIATCPYGVIERMIKHPLTDQGIERFLADWGKMNS
- the dapD gene encoding 2,3,4,5-tetrahydropyridine-2,6-dicarboxylate N-acetyltransferase, with translation MEMMDANQIIEFIRTSEKKTPVKVYIKGDLAGIDFGAGTKTFISGNTGVLFGEWKDIQPTLEANKDKIEDYVVENDRRNSAIPLLDIKNIHARIEPGAIIRDQVSIGNNAVIMMGASINIGAVIGEGTMIDMNVVVGGRGTIGKNCHIGAGSVIAGVVEPPSAKPVVIEDDVVVGANAVILEGVRVGKGSVVAAGAVVVDDVPENVVVAGIPARIIKQIDDKTKSKTEIKQELRQL
- a CDS encoding N-acetyldiaminopimelate deacetylase is translated as MATAHPFIQIRRQLHQIPEPGFQEFKTQKFLLDYLASLPQERLEIKTWRTGILVKIKGRNPVKKIGWRADMDGLPIEEDTSYEFRSQHPGFMHACGHDLHMTIGLGIVTYFVGNPIDDDVIVVFQPAEEGPGGAKPMLESEEFAKWRPDIIFALHIAPEYPVGTIATRPGILFANTSELFIDLTGTGGHAAFPHLANDMVVAAAHLVTQLQSIVARNVDPLDSAVITIGRIESGTRQNIIADKARLEGTIRTLSIESMQKIKSRIESVIQGIEAGFVCKAEIDYGSNYCQVYNNEQLTSEFMNWVRSEGKYNLIECREAMTGEDFGYFLEEIPGFMFWLGVDTPYGLHHAKIEPNEQAIDLAIDLICRFIEWKSNNR